The Elusimicrobiota bacterium genome has a window encoding:
- a CDS encoding DUF1343 domain-containing protein, whose amino-acid sequence MLRRPRVQTGLDVLVNKKFVLLKGARVGLLCHQASVDRSLRHLMDLSSNNDVTISALFAPEHGLSGTAQDQIPIEREHSSTVGIPVFSLYGRQRIPSTQQLSSLDVLVCDLQDVGSRYYTFIWTMILAMQACATFGKRFIVLDRPNPIDGLTMEGPVLDLVFASFVGLYALPVRHGMTIGEIARWANETYNIGADLEVIPMQGWKRSMSFAETGLPWVPPSPNMPTTDTALVYPGGCLIEGTNLSEGRGTTRPFEWVGAPFIDGEALAVDLNTAQLLGVWFRPCAFEPAFHKFKGERCGGVQIHVLDPKQFKPFLCYLILIERVYQRYSKQFAWRRPPYEYEKQKLAFDILCGTDRIRRTIEAGRAVRPLEKTWGQSIEHFRQERRPFLLYNESL is encoded by the coding sequence ATGTTGAGGCGCCCCAGGGTTCAAACAGGATTGGATGTACTGGTCAACAAGAAATTCGTGCTCTTGAAAGGAGCCCGAGTTGGCCTGCTCTGCCATCAAGCCTCTGTTGATCGATCCCTGCGACATCTGATGGACCTTTCCTCAAATAATGACGTGACAATCTCCGCTCTGTTTGCCCCGGAACATGGACTATCAGGAACCGCTCAAGACCAGATTCCAATAGAGAGGGAACACTCTTCCACCGTTGGAATTCCTGTTTTTAGCCTCTATGGCCGTCAGAGAATTCCTTCGACTCAACAACTTTCTTCTTTGGATGTTCTGGTGTGCGATTTACAGGACGTTGGAAGCCGTTATTACACCTTTATCTGGACCATGATCCTAGCCATGCAGGCTTGCGCAACGTTTGGCAAACGCTTTATTGTCCTGGATCGCCCCAATCCCATTGACGGCCTCACCATGGAAGGACCGGTGCTGGACTTGGTTTTCGCCTCTTTTGTGGGGTTGTACGCACTTCCCGTCCGGCACGGAATGACGATCGGAGAAATTGCCCGATGGGCGAATGAGACCTACAACATCGGGGCTGACTTAGAAGTGATCCCGATGCAAGGCTGGAAACGATCCATGTCTTTTGCAGAAACGGGTCTTCCCTGGGTTCCCCCCTCCCCTAATATGCCGACGACCGATACGGCACTCGTTTATCCCGGAGGCTGTTTGATTGAGGGGACGAACCTTTCCGAAGGACGGGGAACCACGCGGCCTTTTGAGTGGGTTGGGGCGCCTTTCATCGACGGCGAAGCACTGGCGGTGGATCTGAACACCGCTCAACTGCTCGGAGTTTGGTTCCGCCCCTGTGCGTTCGAACCGGCTTTCCACAAGTTCAAAGGGGAACGCTGCGGCGGTGTCCAGATCCATGTTCTGGATCCGAAGCAATTTAAACCCTTCCTTTGCTATCTCATCTTGATCGAGCGGGTTTACCAACGCTACTCGAAACAGTTCGCCTGGCGACGACCGCCCTACGAATACGAAAAGCAGAAGCTTGCTTTCGACATTCTCTGCGGAACGGACCGCATCCGGCGAACGATTGAAGCGGGTCGCGCGGTCCGTCCTCTGGAGAAAACTTGGGGACAATCCATTGAACACTTCCGCCAGGAGCGCCGACCCTTCCTTCTGTATAATGAATCCCTGTGA
- the nagZ gene encoding beta-N-acetylhexosaminidase, giving the protein MTLEELVGSCLVFGIPGTHITPEIIQHFRETRCRGLILYRINFESPDQLRKLISDLENALGWKLLVCADHEGGRVIMFRDSITVFPSAQAIGQTGNTPYAHHQGEHEGRELRRLGIDVNFAPVLDVLTEAYSPNIGIRAFGKDPEVVAKMGAARISAMQVEGLSACAKHFPGLGPATLDPHLNLPTIAATWDDMERVHMVPFLRAMQAGVHGMMTSHPLYPKLDSTPRTPATFSRKIVHDYLRQKIGYKGVIFSDDLEMGAITELCPIGEAAARAVAAGHDVVLSCHDMKAQQQVFASLVEAYRSKRLLRKDLEENVQRVNQLQAQRTERFAPPPVTEGRAQEECQEARTLVETICHQSVSVLRAGPSLSPSARTIIVFPRLSDLASRIMIETALLDEISFFESRLKPVGLPHRVHRVAMNPTEEEIRAVRVDMESAEQTLLFVFDAHLSAGMCSLLESAQKSAKRLVVVLLRDVYDAEFVQPGVYCLTNYGFRVCDIEAVLRKIFRR; this is encoded by the coding sequence GTGACGCTTGAAGAATTGGTCGGTTCCTGCCTTGTTTTTGGTATTCCCGGCACGCACATTACACCGGAAATCATTCAACACTTTCGAGAAACCCGTTGCCGCGGCTTGATTCTTTATCGCATCAACTTTGAATCTCCTGATCAACTCCGTAAACTGATTTCCGATCTAGAGAACGCCCTGGGGTGGAAACTGCTCGTCTGCGCGGATCATGAAGGCGGACGGGTGATCATGTTCCGCGACAGCATCACTGTTTTCCCCTCCGCCCAGGCGATCGGACAAACCGGAAACACCCCCTATGCGCACCATCAGGGAGAACACGAGGGACGGGAGCTTCGGCGCCTGGGGATCGACGTGAATTTCGCACCGGTTCTGGATGTCCTGACCGAAGCCTACAGTCCCAATATCGGCATCCGGGCTTTCGGAAAAGACCCGGAGGTCGTGGCGAAAATGGGCGCGGCTCGCATCTCCGCCATGCAGGTGGAAGGCCTTTCCGCGTGCGCCAAGCATTTTCCGGGCCTGGGCCCGGCGACGCTCGACCCCCATTTAAACCTTCCGACGATTGCCGCGACCTGGGACGATATGGAGCGCGTTCACATGGTCCCCTTCCTGAGGGCCATGCAAGCGGGTGTGCACGGCATGATGACGTCCCATCCTCTTTATCCGAAGCTGGACTCTACCCCACGAACCCCGGCCACCTTCTCGCGAAAAATTGTTCACGATTATCTACGTCAGAAAATCGGCTATAAGGGCGTTATTTTCTCCGACGATCTTGAGATGGGCGCCATCACGGAGCTTTGCCCTATCGGTGAAGCCGCCGCTCGTGCCGTGGCCGCCGGGCATGATGTGGTCCTGTCCTGTCATGACATGAAGGCTCAACAACAAGTTTTCGCGTCCCTGGTTGAGGCCTATCGCAGCAAAAGACTTCTCAGGAAGGATCTGGAAGAAAACGTTCAGCGGGTCAACCAGCTGCAGGCTCAGCGAACCGAACGCTTCGCCCCGCCTCCGGTAACTGAAGGACGCGCACAGGAGGAATGTCAGGAGGCGCGGACGCTGGTAGAGACGATCTGTCATCAGTCCGTGAGCGTTCTCCGCGCCGGTCCTTCTTTGTCGCCATCGGCCCGGACGATTATTGTTTTTCCCCGTCTGTCGGATCTGGCTTCGCGCATTATGATTGAAACCGCCTTATTGGATGAGATTTCCTTCTTTGAATCCCGGTTGAAACCCGTGGGGTTGCCGCACAGGGTCCATCGCGTCGCCATGAATCCAACGGAAGAAGAAATCCGCGCGGTACGCGTTGACATGGAATCCGCTGAGCAGACGCTTTTGTTTGTCTTCGACGCGCATCTCTCCGCGGGGATGTGCTCTCTCCTGGAATCGGCGCAGAAGAGCGCCAAAAGACTGGTGGTGGTCCTGCTGAGAGACGTCTACGACGCGGAGTTTGTTCAGCCGGGAGTCTATTGTCTGACCAACTATGGTTTCCGCGTCTGCGACATCGAGGCGGTGCTGCGAAAGATTTTCCGGCGATGA
- a CDS encoding BadF/BadG/BcrA/BcrD ATPase family protein — protein sequence MIPPANIIGIDLGGTWIRLQALDVSGRPVWSLKQSTVSPEALAPFLKRVWKKRGRPEHLAVASRGIWTVAERSRLKKQLLPLATRVTVMSDVEAAWLAAFGYRTLTPTLSLNRKRVPFTTKPRKITPLPLLRGRARPTAGRAAGEGMGVLIISGTGSIAYARDSDGCARRAGGLGPLLGDEGSAFWIGRAWLRGQAKTTNLPVRQVAALATKAIRLAHQGDRNALRIIREAQGALANLVAESVTDMHFPKAVPVSWAGSVLNNPWFRVGWVRAVRRHPKLARRTILWQEPRTDAATAIAYYALYG from the coding sequence ATGATCCCTCCGGCCAACATCATCGGTATTGATTTGGGAGGCACCTGGATCCGCCTCCAGGCCCTGGATGTGTCCGGACGGCCGGTCTGGTCGCTAAAACAATCTACGGTATCACCCGAAGCCTTGGCGCCGTTTTTGAAGCGCGTCTGGAAGAAGCGAGGTAGACCGGAACATCTGGCCGTTGCTTCCCGGGGCATCTGGACCGTTGCCGAACGTTCCCGGCTTAAGAAACAGCTGCTCCCCCTCGCGACGCGCGTCACTGTCATGTCAGACGTCGAAGCGGCGTGGTTGGCGGCATTTGGTTATAGAACCCTCACCCCAACCCTCTCCCTCAACAGGAAGAGGGTACCCTTCACCACGAAACCACGCAAAATAACACCCCTCCCCCTGCTGAGGGGGAGGGCAAGGCCGACCGCAGGGAGAGCCGCGGGTGAGGGTATGGGCGTCCTGATCATTTCCGGCACTGGTTCGATCGCCTACGCCCGGGATTCCGACGGCTGTGCCCGCCGGGCAGGAGGCCTGGGACCCCTTCTGGGTGACGAGGGATCAGCTTTTTGGATCGGACGCGCCTGGCTGCGCGGCCAGGCCAAAACAACGAATCTCCCGGTGAGACAGGTCGCTGCCCTGGCAACCAAAGCGATTCGACTGGCTCATCAGGGGGATCGGAATGCTTTAAGGATCATCCGTGAAGCTCAAGGCGCTTTGGCAAACCTGGTGGCGGAGTCCGTCACGGACATGCATTTTCCAAAGGCCGTCCCTGTCAGTTGGGCCGGAAGCGTTTTGAATAATCCCTGGTTTCGTGTAGGATGGGTCCGGGCTGTCAGGCGGCATCCGAAACTGGCTCGCCGGACGATTCTCTGGCAGGAGCCCCGTACGGACGCGGCGACCGCCATCGCTTATTACGCTCTCTATGGTTAA
- a CDS encoding mismatch-specific DNA-glycosylase produces MVNIESSLAENTLPDYLKPGLRLLFIGINPGTYSAHVGHYFARPGNLFWWALSNSRLVPRPVEPTDDAALLEWGIGLTDVVKRPTNSSGDLRQDEFDVGAKAIVQTLETYQPGVACFVGILGATAFVGRQVKPGPLTEKIGATRLFAIPSPSRRNAHYGREGILNYFKQLAGFVGGTTTPTVSV; encoded by the coding sequence ATGGTTAACATCGAATCCTCTCTCGCAGAAAATACACTGCCGGACTATTTGAAACCCGGTCTGCGGCTTCTTTTTATTGGGATCAATCCGGGGACCTATTCCGCTCACGTGGGACATTACTTTGCGCGTCCCGGGAACCTTTTCTGGTGGGCGCTGTCCAACTCGAGGCTCGTGCCACGACCGGTGGAACCGACGGATGACGCGGCCCTGCTCGAGTGGGGCATTGGTCTGACGGATGTGGTGAAACGTCCGACGAACAGCTCAGGGGATCTGCGACAGGATGAATTCGACGTAGGAGCCAAGGCGATCGTGCAAACGCTGGAAACCTATCAACCCGGCGTGGCTTGCTTTGTCGGGATTCTGGGAGCCACCGCTTTTGTCGGACGCCAGGTGAAACCGGGACCGCTGACGGAAAAAATCGGAGCCACTCGTCTTTTTGCTATTCCCTCCCCCAGCCGACGCAACGCCCATTACGGCCGCGAAGGAATTCTGAATTACTTCAAGCAGTTGGCGGGTTTCGTCGGCGGGACAACGACTCCTACGGTTTCCGTTTAA
- a CDS encoding MltA domain-containing protein, with the protein MNRIHLILPGVLASCLLSGCVTTPSLLPSAVTPAVPVTKASALRRVPPEALPVFSDDADTESLRTAALQSASYFRQLPVRQAYLIADDTYTARDLAESMESFAGLLQAARTPAEWLHAVRDQFVAYQSVGTTSDRAVTFSSYYEPILSARLQPDTLYCYPLYSRPDDLVDVDLGLFDPAWDGARLAGRRQGQALVPYWTRGEIDGDQKLAGRKLEIAWAKNPMDIFFLQIEGSGWLDVGDGKPLRIRYDGHNGRKYRSVGQHVIASGRIPAKQFNHAAFLRYMDRHPRQRQALLNVNERYIFFRIDTSSAAPDAYGNIDVPLTPGRSIATDPKLFPKGLLAWIRVGALARFVLNQDEGGAIQGPGRVDFFVGHGTEAEGFATHFWDTGQLYFLIKRKP; encoded by the coding sequence ATGAATCGCATTCATCTTATTCTGCCCGGAGTCCTGGCATCCTGTTTGTTGTCGGGGTGCGTGACCACGCCTTCTCTCCTGCCCTCGGCCGTGACGCCCGCGGTTCCGGTGACAAAAGCCTCCGCCCTTCGCCGCGTCCCTCCCGAGGCGCTTCCCGTCTTCTCCGATGACGCGGATACGGAGTCCTTGCGCACCGCCGCGCTGCAAAGCGCTTCGTATTTCCGCCAGCTTCCCGTCCGCCAAGCTTATCTGATCGCCGACGACACGTACACGGCTCGGGATCTGGCTGAGTCCATGGAATCGTTTGCCGGTCTTCTTCAGGCCGCCCGAACGCCTGCGGAGTGGCTTCACGCTGTGCGCGATCAGTTCGTGGCCTACCAATCGGTTGGAACAACTTCCGATCGCGCGGTGACGTTTTCATCTTATTATGAACCGATCCTCTCGGCCCGCTTGCAACCCGACACCCTCTACTGTTATCCCCTCTATTCCCGCCCGGACGACTTGGTGGATGTGGACCTGGGTCTTTTCGATCCAGCTTGGGATGGGGCGCGACTCGCCGGGCGCCGGCAAGGGCAGGCCCTCGTCCCTTACTGGACGCGCGGGGAAATTGACGGCGATCAAAAATTGGCGGGCCGGAAACTGGAAATCGCCTGGGCGAAAAATCCGATGGATATCTTTTTCCTGCAGATCGAAGGCTCCGGTTGGCTGGATGTGGGGGATGGGAAGCCGCTGCGCATACGCTATGATGGCCACAACGGGCGGAAATACCGCTCGGTCGGACAGCATGTCATTGCCTCCGGCAGGATCCCGGCAAAGCAGTTTAACCATGCGGCGTTTCTTCGCTATATGGATCGCCATCCGCGCCAGCGCCAGGCGCTGCTGAATGTCAATGAGCGGTATATTTTCTTTCGGATCGATACGAGTTCCGCGGCGCCTGACGCGTACGGGAATATCGATGTCCCTCTGACGCCGGGACGGTCAATTGCGACGGATCCCAAGCTTTTTCCAAAAGGGCTGCTGGCCTGGATCCGCGTGGGAGCATTGGCGCGATTTGTTCTAAATCAGGATGAAGGCGGCGCCATTCAAGGGCCGGGACGTGTGGATTTCTTTGTGGGCCATGGGACCGAAGCGGAGGGTTTCGCCACCCATTTCTGGGACACCGGCCAGTTATATTTTCTAATTAAACGGAAACCGTAG
- a CDS encoding tetratricopeptide repeat protein translates to MASLSSFSKSLRVILVGALFSQIVAVPGMAETVNPFPVLGGVVVREGHWNGVPEMLLRLQEGLPDEPIRFQLTSAAAEQAFSQNLLDESRKAFHKLLKARKPSPSIFIQQTANLRLAEIHLLQGKADEALKQLDQVAKDGNPYVEQEILFLQARCYLTQRQWSDMSRLIRQLIQENPAFSNDLAINLMRAVAALEQEQPDEALVYLQRFPNEPSSLYYQVVSYIQKKEIAHALPLYQTSLQKDPNSEWVDRMRLSLGEAFYNGKDLTLAQEFFKPVTRPMADPGLRPLALHRRACLFFEQKNFDECEKILTDLLKQYPHHSLCPQWTYLYASVPIFKKDWKKAIQEQQMALEMERGLAPRMHGVDVHQLRLSAEFRILWAHLLLNDFNGTKILADKFIGRYPKEIMTSYAYLAKGLALYRMAEYDHALEVYQDLLNKYPDSSACGKAAYLMTLCLHSSRDPFRMAGILNEVHNRMAKANTLGVDEWTQNTLYWVADAYYQLNDLTNAEKIYKEFIMRAPQSSLVPYALEALGAAMSAQGPSRDGEAVIALQQALMRARDLGNKEFAEQVELELAKIFYNQREFAKATSAWEHLVQASTQTVIRTEALYRAGDALAHQQYYQEAIKRWKNLANNFKASPMVPDALMRIGNTQAGLGQWAEAAATFSTLKISYANTEAGKEGAFQLVQCAFNQNNLKTAVNELLSFAGRYPDDARIPKAADNLLSSFHQKKVSISSSQQAELLKLAPGSAGGAALLWEKGAALFNAQKYETAQKLFEKIMLSYPNDEYAPLAYFYNADCYFWLQRWDDAANSYQNFYLSFPKHERVPNAMFQKAVCLFRKGAFDDSVTDFKAFLQRFPAHPLAKEAWLNIALAHKKAFHLDKAVYAYRYVIEHYPTDPKINAVWLQMGSLLEVQGKMGDAMAIYARVPQKTPEYLEALYRRALLSDLQHNTVQAKQLLEQLRAAPAGKNEFRMAALIKLSELYEQESAPNAKLRALYQDIAASTSDPEVAKQARTRMAELK, encoded by the coding sequence ATGGCAAGCTTATCATCATTCAGTAAATCCCTTCGCGTTATCCTCGTTGGGGCCCTGTTTTCTCAAATCGTTGCTGTCCCCGGAATGGCAGAAACGGTGAACCCGTTTCCTGTCCTGGGCGGCGTGGTGGTTCGTGAAGGCCATTGGAATGGAGTCCCGGAGATGCTCCTGCGCCTGCAGGAAGGGCTTCCCGATGAGCCGATACGGTTTCAACTCACCAGTGCGGCGGCCGAACAGGCCTTCTCCCAAAACTTATTAGATGAAAGTCGCAAAGCCTTCCACAAACTGCTGAAGGCCAGAAAACCCTCGCCCTCTATTTTTATTCAACAAACCGCCAACCTGCGCCTGGCGGAGATCCATCTGCTTCAGGGGAAGGCGGATGAAGCGCTCAAGCAATTGGATCAGGTGGCCAAGGACGGCAATCCGTACGTCGAGCAGGAGATTCTGTTTCTGCAGGCCCGCTGTTATCTGACCCAGCGTCAGTGGTCAGACATGAGCCGCCTGATCAGACAACTGATCCAGGAAAACCCTGCATTCTCAAACGATCTGGCGATCAACCTCATGCGTGCGGTGGCCGCGCTGGAACAGGAACAGCCGGATGAGGCGCTCGTGTATTTGCAGCGCTTCCCGAATGAGCCGTCTTCCCTGTATTACCAGGTGGTCAGCTACATTCAAAAGAAAGAGATCGCCCACGCGCTTCCTTTGTATCAGACGAGTCTTCAAAAAGATCCGAACAGCGAATGGGTGGATCGGATGCGTCTGAGCTTAGGCGAGGCCTTTTATAACGGTAAAGACCTGACGCTGGCGCAGGAGTTCTTTAAGCCGGTTACGCGGCCCATGGCCGACCCGGGATTGCGTCCATTGGCGCTGCATCGCCGGGCCTGTCTCTTTTTTGAGCAGAAGAATTTTGACGAATGCGAGAAGATTTTGACGGATCTGCTGAAGCAGTATCCTCATCATTCGCTGTGTCCTCAGTGGACCTATTTATATGCCTCGGTGCCGATCTTTAAGAAAGATTGGAAGAAGGCCATCCAGGAACAGCAAATGGCGCTGGAAATGGAACGCGGTCTGGCGCCGCGCATGCACGGAGTGGATGTCCACCAACTGAGACTTTCCGCGGAGTTCCGCATTCTTTGGGCTCACCTGCTGCTGAACGACTTCAACGGGACCAAAATCCTGGCGGATAAATTTATCGGCCGTTATCCCAAGGAGATCATGACCTCTTATGCGTATTTAGCGAAGGGGTTGGCGCTTTACCGGATGGCGGAATACGATCATGCGTTGGAGGTTTATCAGGATCTCCTGAACAAGTATCCCGACAGTTCCGCCTGCGGCAAAGCCGCGTATTTAATGACGTTGTGTCTGCATTCGTCGAGAGACCCCTTCCGGATGGCCGGTATTTTGAATGAAGTCCACAACCGGATGGCCAAGGCGAACACCCTGGGTGTGGATGAATGGACCCAGAATACGCTTTACTGGGTCGCGGATGCCTACTACCAGCTGAATGATCTCACCAACGCTGAGAAGATTTACAAGGAATTCATCATGCGGGCGCCGCAAAGCTCGCTGGTTCCCTACGCCCTGGAGGCGCTCGGTGCGGCGATGTCCGCGCAAGGCCCCAGCCGTGACGGGGAAGCCGTGATCGCGCTCCAACAGGCCCTGATGCGTGCGCGCGATCTGGGGAATAAGGAATTCGCTGAGCAGGTGGAGCTGGAATTGGCCAAAATCTTTTACAACCAGCGCGAATTTGCCAAAGCCACGAGCGCCTGGGAACATCTGGTTCAGGCATCAACCCAGACGGTCATTCGAACGGAAGCGCTTTATCGTGCCGGAGATGCGCTGGCGCATCAGCAGTATTATCAGGAGGCGATCAAACGCTGGAAAAACCTGGCCAATAATTTCAAAGCAAGTCCCATGGTTCCGGATGCGTTGATGCGGATCGGGAATACGCAGGCCGGGCTGGGCCAGTGGGCCGAGGCTGCAGCGACTTTCTCAACCTTAAAGATTTCCTATGCCAATACCGAGGCGGGTAAGGAAGGAGCCTTTCAGCTGGTTCAGTGCGCGTTCAATCAGAATAACCTTAAAACGGCTGTCAATGAGCTGCTGTCTTTTGCCGGACGATATCCGGATGATGCCCGGATTCCGAAGGCGGCCGATAACCTCTTGAGTTCCTTCCATCAGAAGAAAGTCTCTATTTCGTCGTCCCAGCAGGCGGAGCTTCTGAAGCTGGCCCCGGGCAGCGCGGGCGGCGCGGCGCTCTTGTGGGAAAAAGGCGCGGCGCTTTTCAACGCGCAAAAGTACGAAACCGCTCAGAAGCTCTTCGAAAAGATCATGCTGAGCTATCCGAACGACGAGTATGCCCCGTTGGCTTACTTTTATAACGCCGACTGTTATTTCTGGCTCCAGCGCTGGGACGACGCGGCCAACTCCTACCAGAATTTCTACCTCTCGTTCCCGAAGCATGAACGCGTGCCGAATGCCATGTTCCAGAAAGCGGTCTGTCTGTTCCGCAAGGGGGCCTTTGACGACAGCGTGACGGATTTTAAAGCGTTCCTGCAACGTTTCCCGGCGCATCCCCTGGCCAAAGAGGCCTGGTTGAATATCGCGCTGGCGCACAAGAAGGCCTTCCATCTGGATAAGGCGGTTTATGCCTACCGGTATGTGATTGAACATTATCCGACCGATCCCAAAATCAATGCGGTCTGGCTCCAGATGGGTTCCTTGCTTGAAGTCCAGGGCAAAATGGGCGATGCGATGGCCATCTATGCCCGGGTGCCCCAGAAAACGCCGGAGTATCTGGAGGCGCTTTATCGCCGGGCGCTCCTGAGCGATCTGCAGCACAATACCGTTCAGGCCAAACAGCTTCTGGAACAATTGCGGGCCGCCCCGGCGGGGAAGAATGAATTTCGAATGGCGGCGCTCATCAAATTGAGTGAGTTGTATGAGCAGGAAAGCGCTCCAAACGCCAAGTTGCGAGCGTTGTATCAGGACATCGCTGCTTCAACGTCGGATCCGGAAGTGGCCAAACAGGCCCGGACGCGGATGGCGGAACTCAAATGA